In one Apium graveolens cultivar Ventura unplaced genomic scaffold, ASM990537v1 ctg7919, whole genome shotgun sequence genomic region, the following are encoded:
- the LOC141704478 gene encoding VQ motif-containing protein 11-like, producing MASSSSSSSPKPNNNKSLQLENAIRVHVDPSNFRDVVQKLTGARPAVEKLPITTSPHFNARHNPVNVESDNVSPVSTLDTVLARGSPSPGTSVPPSIPEEIAMANKGFYLYPSPPATASKPQPQLLPLFPTSPDS from the exons ATGGCTTCTTCTAGTTCCTCTTCCTCTCCCAAACCAAACAATAACAAATCACTGCAACTAGAAAATGCCATTCGTGTTCATGTTGACCCATCAAACTTTCGTGATGTGGTCCAGAAATTAACAGGAGCCAGACCAGCAGTCGAGAAGCTccccatcactacttctccacaTTTCAATGCAAGGCACAACCCTGTTAACGTTG AGAGTGATAATGTCTCGCCTGTGTCAACATTGGACACGGTTTTGGCACGAGGGAGTCCAAGTCCAGGAACATCAGTGCCGCCTTCTATACCAGAGGAGATAGCTATGGCCAATAAAGGTTTTTATTTGTATCCTAGTCCACCTGCTACTGCTAGCAAGCCTCAACCACAGTTGCTTCCCTTGTTCCC